GGGCGAAACTCAAATTGCGCGATCTCTATCCGAAATGTAATTCGTTGGAGTATAGATAATTTTAGTCTTTGATCTTGTGGTTGAACTGGATATCTTAATGTTATGTTTTTGGACAGTCTCATGAAACCACTATACGTCTGGGTAATACTTCTGCTGATTTGCAATGCTCCCATTCGCGGACTGAATGTTCTGTGCGTAGGCGAATCAGGGCACATGGAGCTCGAGTCGGCCTGGTCAGCGTGTTGCACCGCAGACGCAAAGCCAAACGACCAATACAACAGTGAACTCTGCGGCATCGATAATGATTGTGGTTCTTGCGTCGATGTGGCATATCGAATTGATTCTGCACTTCGGACCGCTCCAAACACAAATGCTTCGTTATTACAGATTCCAGTTGGCATACCACTTGGTTCACTATGCAGCTCCACCGCTCCATTAGCTGAAACCGACGACCTTATTCGATATTGTTTCTTCGACTCGGCCCATGCAACTCCTGCAATTGCGCTCCTCCTTAGCGGCGTAATCCGCTGCTGATTCTCTAAGCATTCCTGACTTGATATCACGCCCTGCGATTACGCGGGCTCATTGCTCTCCCTTGGGGATAGCTTGTTACAATGCTTGGAGGATAATTGATGAAGAAACTGACACTTGCCTTTTTGATTTTCGAAGTACTTGCTTGCTCTACCTTGGCTACTGCCGAAACCCAACTAACGGACACGCTCGAGCTACCTGGTATCTTTGGTGAGTCGGGTGTCTCTCTTGGTGTGAATGTCACAGCAGACACCGTAATCTCAATCTCTGATGCCTTGGGGCTCGCGATTTCCCGCAATCCGCTTGTCGGCATTGCACGAGCCAGAATCACTGCAGCCCAAGGGCGACTTCAGCAAAGCGGTTATCGACCAAATCCGGAGTTCTCCGCAGAAGTAGAGGACTTTGGGAGGGGTGAAAAGTCCTCTCCAGCTCAAACGACCATTGGCGTCGAGCAGCCATTTGAATTGTTCGGTAAGCGCGGCGCGAGACAGGCGGTAGCCGAAGCGGAACTTTCGGCGGAAAGGTATTTGGCGCAGCAGCCTCTCCTTGATCTGTATCAGTCGGTTACAATAACATTTGTCTCGGCACTTGGAGCTGGCGCAAGTTTTTCTCTAACCCGCCAAAGACTCGACCTCTCACGCAAGATCGAAGAAGCTGTTGGAACCAAAGTTGCTGATGGCGCTGTGCCCAAGGCAGAACTACTCCGAGCACAATCAACAACCAAGCTGGCGGAAATCGAACTTTCAACCGCCGAGGCTATTGCCGCACAGCACCGCCTGGCGCTCGCGTCATTGTGGGGCTCGGCAGAGAGCGGATTCCGTGTTGAAGGCTCACTTGACGATTGGTTGATTTCCGAATCGACAAGTACCCGAGAATTCCAAATTGAAGACAATCCGGAATTGGCAAGCCTTCGCGAACAAGTGCGTGCCAGAAACGCGGAGATCCGTTTGGCAAAGGCTACCGGCAAACCCGATGTAAGTTTAGGAGCAGGCTACCGACGACTTCACGACGAGGGCAGCAATGCATTTTTGGTTTGGGCTGCAATCCCATTGCCTTTCTTCAATCGAAACCAGGGTGGTGTTGCCGAAGCCGTTGCACGGTTGAGCCAGTCGGAAGCGGAGCTGGCAGCGACCCGCCAAAGGATCGTGGGCGAGATTAGTCAACTACTGGTGCTTGCGAAGGTTCAGCGGAAACAAGTCAGTGTTCTCAGGGAACAGGTGATCCCGCCCGCCCAAGAGGCGATGGAGGAAATCGACTTCGCTTATCGGCTTGGCTCGCAACCTTACATAAACGTACTCGACGCCCAGCGAACGTTGTCTGAACTTCAGAGCGTGATTGATGCACTCGTTGCTGGAGCTCGGTCGACTGCCGAAATAGAACAACTAATTGGTCACCGATTAAGTCCGGTGAGGAGATAGCCATGAAGACATCTGTACTCATAACCATTGTAGCGGTCGCAGTATTGGCTGTCGCCGGATTTCTCGTGCTTCGAAGCGAGCCACCGGCAGCTACTGACGAACACGATCACGCAGCGCATGCAGAAGGATCCGGCGACCAACCCGCTCACGAAGAGGAGGGCAAAGTTGACGGACACAGCGAAGACGAACACGCCGAAGAGAGTCACGAGGGACACGACCACGAGGGCGGCGAGGAATCCGAAGGGGAACACGCCGATGAGGTGATTAGCCTGAGCGATGAGCACCTTATTGAAAATGATGTGACGTTTGCCAAAGCTGGACCTGGCGTGATTCGATTTGAGATCGAAATGCCGGGTGAGATTGTACTCAACGCCGACAAAGTGGCGCATATTGTTCCTCGATTCCCAGGTATCGCACAAAAAGTTTACAAGGACTTGGGTGACGAGGTTCAAGAGGGCGAAGCCTTAGCTGTCATTCAGAGTAATCAAAGCGTTGCTCCATACGAAGTGAAAT
This window of the bacterium genome carries:
- a CDS encoding TolC family protein — encoded protein: MKKLTLAFLIFEVLACSTLATAETQLTDTLELPGIFGESGVSLGVNVTADTVISISDALGLAISRNPLVGIARARITAAQGRLQQSGYRPNPEFSAEVEDFGRGEKSSPAQTTIGVEQPFELFGKRGARQAVAEAELSAERYLAQQPLLDLYQSVTITFVSALGAGASFSLTRQRLDLSRKIEEAVGTKVADGAVPKAELLRAQSTTKLAEIELSTAEAIAAQHRLALASLWGSAESGFRVEGSLDDWLISESTSTREFQIEDNPELASLREQVRARNAEIRLAKATGKPDVSLGAGYRRLHDEGSNAFLVWAAIPLPFFNRNQGGVAEAVARLSQSEAELAATRQRIVGEISQLLVLAKVQRKQVSVLREQVIPPAQEAMEEIDFAYRLGSQPYINVLDAQRTLSELQSVIDALVAGARSTAEIEQLIGHRLSPVRR